GCTGATCCAAGTACGCTCCGATGACCAGGGTCTGCTCATCCGGGTGCTTCGCCAGAATCGACTTGACCACAGCAATTTTGGTGTGCACCGTCGAGCAGATCCGGTAGCGTTCTTCGGGTTCGGCGGTGGCGTACATCATCCGCTCGCTGTCGGTCATCGTGACCCGGACTTCCACGCACTCAGCTGGCGCGATCCAGCCCTGCGCCTCAATGTCCTTCCACGGCGCGTCATAGCGCTTTGGTCCGATAAGGGAAAACACGTCGCCCTCGCGTCCGTCTTCACGGATCAACGTGGCGGTCAGCCCCAGCCGCCGTTTGGACTGCAGGTCAGCGGTCATCCGGAAGACCGGTGCCGGCAACAGGTGCACCTCGTCATAGATGATGAGCCCCCAGTCGCGGCTGTCGAACAGTTCCAGATGGCGGTACTCGCCCTTAGTGCGGCGGGTGATCATCTGGTATGTCGAGATGGTGACAGGTCGGATTTCCTTGCGTTCTCCCGAGAATTCGCCGATCTCATTCTCGGTGAGCGAGGTGCGCGCGACCAGCTCTCGTTTCCATTGCCGGGCCGCGACGATATTGGTGACCAGGATCAACGTCGTCGCGCCGGCTTTGGCCATTGCGGCCGCACCGACCAGCGTCTTGCCGGCCCCACATGGCAGCACCACCACCCCGGAGCCGCCCGCCCAGAACGAGTCCGCGGCCAGCCGCTGGTAATCGCGCAGCTGCCAGCCCTCCTGGTGCAGGCTGATCGGGTGCGCTTCACCATCGACGTAGCCGGCGAGATCCTCTGCGGGCCAACCGATCTTGAGCAGCAGCTGCTTGACCCGGCCGCGTTCGCTGGGGTGGACGACGACGGTGTCGTCATCGATGCGGGCGCCAAGCATCGGCGCGATCTTCTTGTTGCGCAGCACTTCCTCAAGCACCGCGCGGTCCAGGCTCACCAGCGTCAGGCCATGGGCCGGGTTCTTGACCAACTGCAGTCGTCCGTAGCGGGCCATGGTGTCGACGATGTCGACGAGCAAGGGTTGCGGCACCGCGTAGCGGGAGTAACTGACCAGCGCGTCGACGACTTGCTCGGCATCATGGCCGGCGGCGCGAGCATTCCACAGTGCCAGCGGTGTGATGCGGTAGGTGTGGACATGTTCGGGTGCACGTTCCAGCTCGGCGAACGGCGCGATGGCGGCGCGTGCAGCGCCGGCCAGTTCATGGTCGACTTCCAACAGCACCGTCTTATCGGACTGCACTATCAATGGTCCGTCAGTCAATGGCGCCGCTCCTCCTCATCGCTGCGCTCTGCATCGTCGCCGGCGGTAGTCAATGGCGCCGCTCCTCCTCATCGCTGCGCTCTGCATCGTCGCCGGCGGTAGTCAATGGCGCCGCTCCTCCTCATCGCTGCGCTCTGCATCGTCGCCGGCGCGGGGGTCATGGGCTCCATTATCGGTCGTGGGCCGACACCACCAACGTGATGCGGTGGATGGCGAAGTCACGCAGTCGCCCGGATGACGAGTCGAACGCCACCAGCTGGCCGCCCCGTAGCGTGATCGGTGCGACCACCCGCTGAGTGGCAACGCCGGCGGCATCGAGGTAGCTGATCACCAAGGTGGCCTGGTCCTTGGCCGCGCGCTGCAACAGCGACATGGTGACCGCCGGGTCGACGCGGACATTAGCGAACGGCGCTGCGGTCACCTCACGCAGCACGGCAACCACGGCTTTCAACGCCTCGCTATTGGGTCTCGGCGGCGGT
Above is a window of Mycobacterium tuberculosis H37Rv DNA encoding:
- the ercc3 gene encoding DNA helicase Ercc3, whose protein sequence is MQSDKTVLLEVDHELAGAARAAIAPFAELERAPEHVHTYRITPLALWNARAAGHDAEQVVDALVSYSRYAVPQPLLVDIVDTMARYGRLQLVKNPAHGLTLVSLDRAVLEEVLRNKKIAPMLGARIDDDTVVVHPSERGRVKQLLLKIGWPAEDLAGYVDGEAHPISLHQEGWQLRDYQRLAADSFWAGGSGVVVLPCGAGKTLVGAAAMAKAGATTLILVTNIVAARQWKRELVARTSLTENEIGEFSGERKEIRPVTISTYQMITRRTKGEYRHLELFDSRDWGLIIYDEVHLLPAPVFRMTADLQSKRRLGLTATLIREDGREGDVFSLIGPKRYDAPWKDIEAQGWIAPAECVEVRVTMTDSERMMYATAEPEERYRICSTVHTKIAVVKSILAKHPDEQTLVIGAYLDQLDELGAELGAPVIQGSTRTSEREALFDAFRRGEVATLVVSKVANFSIDLPEAAVAVQVSGTFGSRQEEAQRLGRILRPKADGGGAIFYSVVARDSLDAEYAAHRQRFLAEQGYGYIIRDADDLLGPAI